Proteins co-encoded in one Pelobates fuscus isolate aPelFus1 chromosome 5, aPelFus1.pri, whole genome shotgun sequence genomic window:
- the LOC134610485 gene encoding hydroxycarboxylic acid receptor 2-like, with protein MIKNFTQPTTCCLFDEPLLSYLLPPVLITVLTLGFTFNGIALWVFSCHMKTWTSSTVYLVNLAVADSLLLICLPFRTDYYIRGKNWIFGDIPCSLVLFMLAMNRAGSIFFLTLVALDRYFRVVYPHHRINAISIKTATCIVYAVWFGTISLTVFILTNSHQTSMNGSNNTYCDSFTVYPTSINYHDLFFILGFFLPLLLILYCSYMVVWRLKKRNLDRHAKIKRAVQCIVLVGIVFTVCFLPSVSTRITVLLLMTSPQGSNCSIYQSVDKAFYITITFTYMNSVCNPLVYYFSSPAFKAFYLKIMRCPQHSESESEKDHTNDAPITIPNSSSQLADCID; from the coding sequence ATGATTAAGAATTTTACTCAACCCACCACCTGCTGTCTGTTTGATGAACCCCTGCTGTCTTACCTGCTCCCACCTGTCCTGATTACAGTGTTAACCCTGGGGTTCACCTTCAATGGCATTGCCTTGTGGGTATTCAGCTGTCACATGAAGACCTGGACTTCTAGCACTGTCTACCTCGTCAATCTGGCAGTGGCTGACTCCCTGCTCCTCATCTGCCTGCCCTTCAGGACTGACTACTACATAAGAGGGAAAAATTGGATCTTTGGAGACATCCCATGCAGCTTGGTACTCTTCATGCTTGCCATGAACAGGGCTGGGAGCATCTTTTTTCTTACCTTGGTGGCCTTAGATCGCTATTTCCGAGTGGTCTATCCTCATCATagaatcaatgccatatccatcaAGACTGCAACTTGCATTGTCTATGCAGTATGGTTTGGCACCATATCCCTCACAGTTTTCATCCTCACAAATAGTCATCAGACAAGCATGAATGGGTCCAACAATACCTACTGTGACAGCTTCACCGTGTATCCTACTAGTATCAACTACCATGACCTGTTCTTCATCTTGGGTTTTTTCCTGCCCCTGCTCCTCATTCTGTACTGCTCTTACATGGTAGTGTGGAGGCTGAAGAAGAGAAACCTGGACAGGCACGCCAAGATTAAGAGAGCTGTACAATGCATTGTGTTGGTGGGAATTGTGTTTACTGTGTGCTTCTTACCTAGTGTGTCCACCAGGATTACGGTTCTACTGCTTATGACATCTCCTCAAGGCAGCAACTGCTCGATCTACCAGTCAGTGGACAAAGCTTTCTACATTACCATCACCTTCACCTACATGAACAGCGTGTGTAACCCCCTGGTCTATTACTTCTCCAGCCCAGCGTTCAAGGCTTTCTATTTGAAGATCATGAGATGTCCACAACATTCCGAATCAGAATCTGAGAAGGACCACACGAACGATGCACCTATCACCATTCCAAACAGCAGCAGCCAGCTGGCAGACTGCATTGACTAA